GCCATCTCGTCTTCTTCGCCAGGAAACCACGACTGAATGAGTTCCACCATATTGAGAGACGCCGGGTATTTTAAACTTTCCATAATTCGATGAAAGAGAATCCCGCGGCGCTTGTTGACGAAAGAATTTCTATAACTATTTCCTTCGAAAAACGACGGGGATTCTTTCTTAAGATCGATGGGCTCCACTGGAGTTTGGAAGCGAGTCCATTTTTCGTTGTAAGGAGCTCGCAAAGGAATTTGAATTTTAGGAATCGAAATATTCTGCGAATTGCCGCTTTCGCCAATGTGATGAACTAGATAGGTGTAGCTGTTCTTCGTGTGCTGTCCGGGTTCGCTGGTAAAGCCCGATAAAAACCGTGCCGGAGATTTTTTTCCGGGATCCTGATTCCAACTTAAATAAAGTGATTTCCGTGCTCGCGTAAACGCCACGTAAAACACGCGAAGACTTTCCTCGTCCTCTTTAAGGTGACTTTGTTTAAGAACTCGCGATTCAAGGAGAGATCCATAAGTCTGCAAATCGGTGCTGCTCGGCGTGCGAATCGCAAATATCTTACGATCCTCATCCACTATGAACTGGAGATGATTTTCTTGAAACGGATTCTCATGCAGGAAAGGCAAAAACACATAGTCGAACTGTAATCCTTTGGAAGCATGGATCGTCATCAAGTTAATTCGTTGAGTCTCGACCGCACTCGGTAAATCCTTTGTCCGCTCGAGCTCTGCGGCTCTCTGGCAATCATTGATGAACTTCACAAAATTGGCGCCACGCTCCTTTTCGAACTCCTTCACGAGATGCACAAACTTCCAAAGGTTACCCTCGATGCGACCTCCCTCGTCCGTCATGAGGTGGGTGTCGAAAAATCCCAATTCCAAGAGGCATTTTTGAAAAGCGGCAGTGATACCGATCTCACTCTTTAGTGCGAGCTGTTTGCCAAATCTTTGACCCATTTCGCCGAGCGAACCATTGAGAAGGGCCTCTTCCACAGTTTTCCAAACGGAGGCCTTACGATTTTCAATCCATTGGATCAACTTCTGCTCGGGAATGGCCAGATAAGGTGATCTCAGGAGAATCATCATCGTGTTATCGTCATGCGGATTTACGATGCATTTAAGCAGCGCCATCGCATCCTGAACTTCGCGACGGAGCCAATAGGATCCTGTCGAATGAATCAGATGGGGGAGATTCCAACGAGTGAGAACTTCACTGAGCTTTTGAAGCTGCGCATTTTTTCTCACTAAAATGGCGATGTCTTTAAGATCGACTCCCTTATCCCACAAATTACGAATGTGCTGGGCGATGGAATCCAACTCAAGGGCCTCCGCCTCTGACTTCTCTTTAATCCCCTGAACAATCGTAAATATCGCCGACGGCTGATCGCTCGAAGGCGCCAAAGCGGGCTTCATGGGGGCAAAGTGTTCTCCGAGCTCCTGCGAGACGTCATTGATAAATCCGAGGAGTGAGGGTTCGGAGCGCCAATTGGAATCTAAGAATTCAATTTTTCCCTTGTTGGACTTGGCCCACTCGATGCGGTCGAGAAAGACCGCACTGCGCGCCCCACGGAATAGATAAATACTTTGCTGAGGATCTCCCACAAAATAGAATGGCTTACCGCCCATGAGCGCATCTAAAATTTCGATCTGTATCGGGCTAGTGTCCTGAAATTCATCGATCAGCCAGTAGTCGATCTCTTTAGAATACGTTTGAGCCGCATCGGGAAAATTCCGAATCATTTTTAATGAGAACTGAGCCAAATCGGAAATCTGTAGTTTGTTGAGCTTCTTTTTTTCTTCAAATAACTGGTCCTGGTAATCGCGAAGCAGATCGTAAAACAAATGATTCAGTCGAATATGAAACTCAAATTGCCCGGGGTCGTAGGCCGGCTTACACAAAGTTTCGAGATCTTTTAAAAGTTCTTTGAGATCCGCGAAAAGCTCCTCAGAGGCGGGCTCTTTTTTAGACTTTAAACCCTTAGTATCGAAATGCTCCAAAATTTCGGATAACGACGACTGTTTCCAATCTTCTTTTCTTAAAAGTAAAGCGACCTGGGAGAGAACTTGCTCCGCCTCCGTCCAGCGTTCGGACAAATCGGCTCCCTGAATTTTTTCAACCAGACCCTCCGTCT
The window above is part of the Bdellovibrionales bacterium genome. Proteins encoded here:
- a CDS encoding UvrD-helicase domain-containing protein, translating into MSSPTSFVTHAVRAGAGAGKTYHLTHKVMDVADQFFTQHKRWPTLQVTTFTRKATQELNERLLHLAMEEKPHLVDFVTSRNLLRVSTIDAVLDGFLKKHGTVIGLSADFSYISAADAKTLSKKILKRVIESNEVHKEILVYFSFYQILNLLSEAVFTDIDNYKLIDTDTLKEFLAEQLATIRKKTEGLVEKIQGADLSERWTEAEQVLSQVALLLRKEDWKQSSLSEILEHFDTKGLKSKKEPASEELFADLKELLKDLETLCKPAYDPGQFEFHIRLNHLFYDLLRDYQDQLFEEKKKLNKLQISDLAQFSLKMIRNFPDAAQTYSKEIDYWLIDEFQDTSPIQIEILDALMGGKPFYFVGDPQQSIYLFRGARSAVFLDRIEWAKSNKGKIEFLDSNWRSEPSLLGFINDVSQELGEHFAPMKPALAPSSDQPSAIFTIVQGIKEKSEAEALELDSIAQHIRNLWDKGVDLKDIAILVRKNAQLQKLSEVLTRWNLPHLIHSTGSYWLRREVQDAMALLKCIVNPHDDNTMMILLRSPYLAIPEQKLIQWIENRKASVWKTVEEALLNGSLGEMGQRFGKQLALKSEIGITAAFQKCLLELGFFDTHLMTDEGGRIEGNLWKFVHLVKEFEKERGANFVKFINDCQRAAELERTKDLPSAVETQRINLMTIHASKGLQFDYVFLPFLHENPFQENHLQFIVDEDRKIFAIRTPSSTDLQTYGSLLESRVLKQSHLKEDEESLRVFYVAFTRARKSLYLSWNQDPGKKSPARFLSGFTSEPGQHTKNSYTYLVHHIGESGNSQNISIPKIQIPLRAPYNEKWTRFQTPVEPIDLKKESPSFFEGNSYRNSFVNKRRGILFHRIMESLKYPASLNMVELIQSWFPGEEDEMA